Genomic window (Thermoflexus sp.):
AGCCATCTCCTCCAGCGCCTGAGGATCCGCCCGGGGGGCGAGCCATGCGAAGAGGGAACGATGCGCACCCTTCCGCCCCATCGCTTCCAGCCCGTCCAGGATCTGGCGGTGGGGCGTCCCCTCCCAGATGGGCAGGATCATGGCCTCCCGCAGCCAGCGCTCCACCGGATACTCCCCCAGCACGCCCATCCCACCGTGGACCTCCATCGCCCACTTCGCCGTCTGCACCGCATGCTCCGCTGTCCAGTATTTGGCCAGATGGGTGAGCAGCCGGAAGAGGTGATAGCCCTCCGAGTAGGGAGGATGTTCCGGCCAGACTTCCTCCAGCAGACGGACCGTCGTCCAGGCCAGGGCGAAGGCGGCCTGGAGGTCACGGATGCGCTCGGCGAACTGGCGGCGCATCAGCGGGTGGTGGAGAACGGGGCGGCCGAAGGCGACGCGGCGCTCGGCGAAGGCCAGCGCCTCGGCGATGGCCCGCTGCATCAGGGCGACGCTGCCGATGCTGTTGGCGACGCGGGAGACGTTGAGGACCTCCAGGATCGAATAGATGCCGGTCTCCAGGCGGCCCAGGAGGTAGGCCTCGCTGTCTCGCAGCTCCACCTCGCCGGTGGGCACGGAGCGGGTGCCGATTTTATCCTTCAGACGCCGAATGAGATAGTTCAGGCCGCCGTCCTCCCGGTAGCGGGGGAGCAGGAAGAGGGCCAGTCCGCGAACGGTGCGGGGGGCGCCCTCGGGCCGGGCGGCGACCACCGCC
Coding sequences:
- a CDS encoding acyl-CoA dehydrogenase family protein, producing the protein MDLDALRTPTRFLQSMGLSFPPELDLQELESWWEAEGKAISMMIDRMGTPWLRAYDRFGRRIDEILYPPDYRRMLLQGYRAGAVWHAFEGAGLSATFLIGYLTAFYDAGLYCPYTVSLATALALHKYGDPDLQARFLPPLLRRDGDVWQGATWMTEAGGGSDLGATVETMARPDGERWRLTGEKYFASNAGAELAVVAARPEGAPRTVRGLALFLLPRYREDGGLNYLIRRLKDKIGTRSVPTGEVELRDSEAYLLGRLETGIYSILEVLNVSRVANSIGSVALMQRAIAEALAFAERRVAFGRPVLHHPLMRRQFAERIRDLQAAFALAWTTVRLLEEVWPEHPPYSEGYHLFRLLTHLAKYWTAEHAVQTAKWAMEVHGGMGVLGEYPVERWLREAMILPIWEGTPHRQILDGLEAMGRKGAHRSLFAWLAPRADPQALEEMAGRVEAHLQLPSEEQEAQAEALFRDLARFTADTLSRSFPGG